From the genome of Halostella limicola, one region includes:
- a CDS encoding heavy-metal-associated domain-containing protein, translating into MSDTTQFRVLDFDCPTCASTVERALSNVDGVQHVEVHYATGRVEIEYDDSVATPDAFAETIENQGYTPQPA; encoded by the coding sequence ATGAGCGACACAACCCAATTCCGCGTCCTCGACTTCGATTGCCCGACCTGCGCGAGCACCGTCGAACGCGCCCTGTCGAACGTCGACGGCGTCCAGCACGTCGAAGTCCACTACGCGACCGGCCGCGTCGAAATCGAGTACGACGACAGCGTCGCTACCCCCGACGCCTTCGCAGAGACCATCGAAAACCAAGGGTACACGCCCCAGCCCGCCTAA
- a CDS encoding ArsR/SmtB family transcription factor: protein MSDSDTDHRLDDIAVRDTRISDAIDEPMRAMILDILAEEALTATEVHERLDDRGVDRTENTVRHHINELRDAGLVDVVRFEEGRGGTTKYYHANTIVLSYSLPDPADAAVEAMIDAVQPQITDALTTLTDEYDDAIEEIVADMQPCEHCQTQKYETYVLLTVLRRAFVRAHRDS, encoded by the coding sequence ATGAGTGATTCCGATACCGACCACCGTCTCGACGACATCGCGGTGCGAGACACTCGGATTTCGGACGCCATCGACGAGCCGATGCGGGCGATGATCCTCGATATTCTGGCCGAGGAGGCCCTGACCGCGACCGAGGTCCACGAACGCCTCGACGATCGCGGTGTCGACCGGACAGAGAACACGGTTCGCCATCACATCAACGAGCTCCGGGACGCGGGCCTCGTCGACGTCGTTCGGTTCGAGGAGGGTCGTGGTGGGACGACGAAGTACTACCACGCAAACACGATCGTTCTCTCGTACTCACTACCAGATCCGGCCGACGCCGCCGTCGAGGCGATGATCGACGCTGTCCAGCCCCAGATCACGGACGCGCTCACCACGCTCACCGACGAGTACGACGACGCTATTGAGGAGATCGTCGCGGATATGCAGCCCTGCGAGCACTGCCAGACCCAGAAGTACGAGACGTATGTGCTTCTGACTGTCCTCCGACGTGCGTTCGTTCGTGCTCACAGAGACTCCTGA
- a CDS encoding amphi-Trp domain-containing protein, with protein sequence MPEEVLFKSESGQTREEIASYLRNIADKLEQGDAVTLKSGSESVTMEPPARPTFEVKAEREGPTDGPGELSIEFELEWDENDNREDGGSSQLEIE encoded by the coding sequence ATGCCTGAAGAAGTCCTGTTCAAATCAGAGAGTGGCCAGACTCGAGAAGAAATCGCGTCGTATCTCCGTAACATCGCTGATAAACTCGAACAAGGGGACGCAGTCACACTCAAATCCGGTTCCGAGTCCGTGACAATGGAACCACCAGCGCGCCCGACGTTCGAGGTCAAAGCCGAGCGTGAGGGACCAACGGACGGACCCGGTGAATTGAGTATCGAATTCGAACTCGAATGGGATGAGAACGACAATAGGGAGGACGGTGGGAGCAGTCAGTTAGAAATTGAGTGA
- a CDS encoding SHOCT domain-containing protein — translation MPDKTDETRLITIVLIIIGAFVLFPMFFMGFGMMGAGPMMGGTWGGHMWGDGTMPTWMVITGIVMQLLFLIALIGGGYLIYRAIAGNKSSSDQALEELRLAYARGELSDDEYEQRREALERDTESQ, via the coding sequence ATGCCTGACAAAACAGATGAGACACGACTCATTACGATTGTCCTCATTATCATCGGTGCGTTCGTCCTCTTCCCGATGTTCTTCATGGGCTTCGGGATGATGGGGGCTGGCCCGATGATGGGTGGCACGTGGGGCGGCCATATGTGGGGAGACGGGACGATGCCAACCTGGATGGTTATCACTGGAATCGTCATGCAACTCCTGTTCCTGATCGCTCTCATCGGCGGTGGCTACCTCATCTACCGAGCAATAGCAGGGAATAAGAGCAGCTCAGACCAAGCACTCGAAGAACTCCGACTCGCGTATGCTCGTGGAGAATTGAGCGACGACGAATACGAACAACGACGAGAGGCGCTTGAGCGCGACACGGAGTCGCAGTAA
- a CDS encoding CopZ family metallochaperone → MTTTITVEGMTCGHCEQSVEEALEEVSGVTDVTVDRESEQASVDGEANVTALVEAVEDAGYTAYA, encoded by the coding sequence ATGACGACGACCATTACCGTGGAAGGCATGACGTGCGGTCACTGTGAGCAGTCGGTCGAAGAGGCCCTCGAAGAGGTCTCCGGCGTGACTGACGTTACCGTCGACAGGGAGAGCGAACAGGCGAGCGTCGATGGTGAGGCAAATGTCACAGCTCTCGTGGAGGCCGTCGAAGACGCCGGGTACACCGCTTACGCCTGA
- a CDS encoding four-helix bundle copper-binding protein — protein MALTEITHVGDNEEMANCIDNCLAAAQACEWCADECAGEGEEMAECLRLCRDVADLTTLHARFMARDSNYSTQLAEACAGACEECAEECERHDAEHCQVCADVLRDCAESCRNMMSA, from the coding sequence ATGGCACTCACCGAAATCACCCACGTCGGCGACAACGAGGAGATGGCGAACTGCATCGATAACTGCCTCGCCGCAGCACAGGCCTGTGAATGGTGTGCCGACGAATGTGCTGGAGAAGGCGAAGAAATGGCCGAGTGCCTCCGCCTCTGTCGAGACGTTGCGGATCTTACGACCCTGCACGCCCGTTTCATGGCGCGGGACTCTAATTACAGCACCCAACTCGCAGAAGCCTGTGCTGGTGCCTGCGAGGAATGTGCCGAGGAGTGTGAACGGCATGACGCAGAACACTGTCAGGTGTGCGCGGACGTACTCCGTGACTGCGCCGAAAGCTGTCGGAACATGATGAGCGCCTGA
- a CDS encoding aminotransferase class V-fold PLP-dependent enzyme, whose protein sequence is MDPTELRADTPALHEDVYLNFGAHGPSPRYVVETADEFVRSHEYETSARNDPYDEAFDAYDRARERVADFVGADADEIALTESTTAGINAVANAIDWQPGDTVVRTDLEHPGGTLPWQRLEREGIKVRVVETEDGRIDTDTFADAVDGAQLACFSAVTWTHGTRLPVAELVDIAHDAGALALVDAVQVPGQLPMDVTEWDADAVAAAGHKWLMGIWGGGFLYVDRDVAETLAPRTVGYRSVETPTANPYEFAAGARRFEVGSSNPAPHVALAEAIDAIDEVGIDRIAERIQQLAGLLADGVPDERLHSPMTPESGLVTIDVDDPEATVERLASEGIVVRALPTPNAIRASVHAVNTQTEVDRLIDALESEWV, encoded by the coding sequence ATGGACCCCACAGAACTTCGCGCCGACACGCCCGCGCTGCACGAGGACGTCTACCTAAACTTCGGCGCCCACGGCCCGAGTCCGCGGTACGTCGTCGAGACCGCCGACGAGTTCGTTCGTTCACACGAGTACGAGACGAGCGCTCGAAACGACCCTTACGACGAAGCGTTCGACGCGTACGACCGTGCTCGGGAGCGCGTCGCCGATTTCGTCGGCGCTGACGCCGACGAGATCGCGCTCACCGAGAGTACGACCGCAGGCATCAACGCGGTCGCGAACGCGATCGACTGGCAGCCCGGTGATACCGTCGTCCGTACAGACCTCGAACACCCGGGCGGAACGCTCCCGTGGCAGCGCCTCGAACGGGAAGGCATCAAGGTTCGCGTCGTCGAAACCGAGGACGGTCGTATCGACACCGATACGTTCGCTGACGCCGTCGACGGCGCACAGCTGGCGTGTTTCAGTGCGGTGACGTGGACCCATGGCACTCGGTTGCCCGTCGCGGAACTCGTCGACATCGCCCACGACGCCGGCGCGCTCGCGCTCGTCGACGCCGTGCAGGTGCCCGGACAGCTGCCGATGGACGTCACCGAGTGGGACGCGGACGCCGTTGCAGCGGCAGGCCACAAGTGGCTCATGGGGATTTGGGGCGGCGGCTTCCTGTACGTCGACCGTGACGTCGCCGAAACCCTCGCGCCCAGGACGGTCGGCTACCGAAGCGTCGAGACGCCGACAGCGAACCCCTACGAGTTCGCGGCTGGCGCTCGGCGGTTCGAAGTCGGATCGTCGAACCCCGCCCCACATGTCGCCCTGGCCGAAGCGATAGATGCGATCGACGAGGTCGGGATCGATCGAATCGCGGAGCGGATCCAGCAATTAGCCGGGCTGCTGGCCGACGGCGTCCCCGACGAACGACTCCACAGCCCTATGACGCCCGAATCGGGCCTCGTGACGATCGACGTCGATGACCCTGAAGCGACGGTCGAACGCCTCGCTTCGGAGGGAATCGTCGTCCGTGCGCTGCCGACCCCGAATGCGATCCGAGCGTCGGTCCATGCTGTCAACACCCAGACTGAGGTCGATCGGTTGATTGACGCGCTCGAATCGGAATGGGTCTGA
- a CDS encoding thioredoxin family protein has protein sequence MATQTAETDCVISLGGDDLETVVEDSSVALVEFYTEWCGTCKRMKPVLEALAEDADATILTIDIESNLETAIEFGAQSTPTFVLFADGKPVKQLQGGQDEGTLRDLIVRFSD, from the coding sequence ATGGCAACACAGACAGCGGAGACGGACTGCGTGATTTCGCTCGGTGGCGACGACCTCGAAACGGTCGTCGAAGACAGCAGCGTCGCGCTCGTGGAGTTCTACACGGAGTGGTGTGGCACCTGCAAACGAATGAAGCCGGTTCTCGAAGCACTCGCGGAAGACGCTGATGCGACGATCCTGACGATCGACATCGAATCGAATCTCGAAACTGCGATCGAGTTCGGCGCCCAGAGCACGCCGACGTTCGTCCTGTTCGCGGATGGAAAGCCGGTGAAACAGCTACAGGGAGGACAGGACGAGGGGACGCTCCGCGACCTGATCGTACGGTTCAGCGACTAA
- a CDS encoding DUF1641 domain-containing protein, with translation MSEPQNPEPSELEAAIERNPEAVAEFVEHLDAVNELLDVLSLGESALDDEMVREILATGSTLAESADGLATDETVALAETIGENGDDLREALDTLLALQQSGTLDDLAELAEVGSLATAALDDEMVTSLAGTSAAVGEVAQTAADDDTRDGIQTLLESVGEAEQSSPEQVGAVGLLRGLRDPDVQYGLGYLLALAGALGRAQSTEKSH, from the coding sequence ATGTCTGAACCGCAGAACCCTGAGCCGTCCGAGTTGGAGGCGGCGATTGAACGGAACCCCGAGGCGGTCGCCGAGTTCGTGGAGCACCTCGACGCCGTCAACGAGCTACTGGACGTGCTCTCGCTCGGCGAGAGCGCGCTTGACGACGAGATGGTCCGCGAAATTTTGGCGACTGGGTCGACGCTTGCCGAGTCCGCCGACGGCCTGGCGACCGACGAGACCGTGGCCCTGGCCGAAACGATTGGGGAGAACGGCGACGACCTGCGGGAGGCCCTTGACACGTTGCTTGCGCTCCAGCAAAGCGGGACGCTCGACGACCTGGCCGAACTCGCGGAGGTAGGGTCGCTTGCGACCGCGGCGCTCGACGACGAGATGGTCACGTCACTGGCCGGTACCAGTGCTGCGGTCGGCGAGGTCGCGCAGACGGCCGCGGACGACGATACTCGTGATGGCATCCAAACGCTGCTGGAGAGCGTCGGTGAAGCGGAGCAGAGCTCCCCCGAGCAGGTCGGGGCCGTTGGCCTGCTTCGCGGATTACGTGATCCGGATGTCCAGTATGGGCTGGGCTACCTGCTGGCGCTTGCGGGCGCGCTCGGCCGTGCGCAATCCACCGAGAAGTCACACTAA
- a CDS encoding NAD(P)/FAD-dependent oxidoreductase, with translation MTEHVVIIGGGTGGTVLANDLADRLEPELDAGDVRVTLVNDDSEHVYKPVWLYVPFGQREPDDGRRPLDDLVDDAVDLRIDRVTGIDTESQRLRFSGGAPPVGYDYLVLATGSTLEPDQIPGLAEGGYNFYSESGATDLRDEFLEFTEGELVLSVIGTPHMCPAAPLEFVFMADDWLRERGLREAVDITYTYPIQRVHGNPHIAEWARPLMEERDIQVETFFNAESIDPEAETITSMEGTELDYDLLVTIPPHGGVDLIEEAGLGDDGWVDVDKHTLEAEAAENVYALGDTADTGVPNAGSVAHYQAGVVGQRLASEIRGRPATATYDGKTLCFIETGMDAASFVEFDYENPPSPAPPSEKLHWSKLAYNESYWLTARGLL, from the coding sequence ATGACCGAGCACGTCGTCATCATTGGCGGCGGGACCGGCGGCACAGTCCTCGCGAACGACCTCGCCGACCGACTCGAACCCGAACTCGACGCCGGCGACGTCCGAGTCACGCTCGTCAACGACGACTCCGAGCACGTCTACAAGCCGGTCTGGCTGTACGTGCCGTTCGGCCAGCGCGAACCCGACGACGGCCGTCGCCCGCTCGACGACCTCGTCGACGACGCCGTCGATCTCCGAATCGACCGCGTGACCGGGATCGATACTGAGTCCCAGCGGCTCCGGTTCAGCGGCGGCGCCCCGCCGGTCGGCTACGACTATCTCGTGCTGGCGACCGGGTCGACGCTTGAGCCTGACCAGATTCCCGGCCTCGCGGAGGGCGGGTACAACTTCTATAGCGAATCGGGCGCGACCGATCTCCGCGATGAGTTCTTGGAGTTCACCGAGGGCGAACTCGTGTTGAGCGTCATCGGGACGCCGCACATGTGCCCGGCGGCGCCACTCGAGTTCGTCTTCATGGCCGACGACTGGCTCCGCGAGCGCGGCCTCCGCGAGGCCGTCGATATCACGTACACGTATCCGATCCAGCGCGTCCACGGCAACCCCCACATCGCCGAGTGGGCCCGCCCCCTCATGGAGGAACGGGACATCCAAGTGGAGACGTTCTTCAACGCCGAGTCGATCGATCCCGAGGCTGAGACTATCACGTCGATGGAGGGGACGGAACTCGACTACGACCTCCTCGTGACGATTCCGCCCCACGGCGGCGTCGACCTGATCGAGGAGGCCGGGCTCGGCGACGACGGCTGGGTCGACGTCGACAAGCACACGCTGGAAGCCGAGGCCGCCGAGAACGTATACGCGCTCGGCGACACCGCCGACACCGGCGTCCCGAACGCAGGCAGCGTCGCCCACTACCAGGCAGGCGTCGTCGGCCAGCGCCTCGCCAGCGAGATCCGCGGCCGCCCGGCGACGGCGACCTACGACGGGAAGACGCTGTGCTTCATTGAGACGGGGATGGACGCGGCGTCGTTCGTCGAGTTCGACTACGAGAATCCACCGTCGCCGGCGCCGCCCTCGGAGAAACTCCACTGGTCGAAACTGGCGTACAACGAGTCCTACTGGCTGACTGCACGAGGACTGCTCTGA
- a CDS encoding sulfurtransferase TusA family protein, with product MTDIDHDETVDARGAACPGPLMDLIGTVRSSESGDVIRLLSDNEQSLTDVPEWAEKAGNELLAVEEFDDYNAFYVEKA from the coding sequence ATGACTGACATCGACCACGACGAGACCGTCGACGCCAGAGGTGCAGCCTGCCCGGGTCCGTTAATGGACCTCATTGGAACGGTGCGGAGCAGCGAATCCGGCGATGTGATCCGACTCCTGAGCGACAACGAACAGTCGCTCACCGACGTTCCGGAGTGGGCCGAAAAGGCTGGCAACGAACTGCTCGCCGTCGAAGAGTTCGACGACTACAACGCGTTCTACGTGGAGAAAGCATGA
- a CDS encoding M20 family metallopeptidase, giving the protein MSDATPPEYVQEYREDLLMLALDLLAIDTSNPPGDTRDVVAEIERFLDSFPVEVDRFAVDPAKPNLLVRVSGESDRTLLYNGHLDTVPFDGDAWTHDPLGEYVGDRVYGRGATDMKGAVASMLFAIQAFAATDADPPVDLLFAFVSDEEVGGDAGLAALLESGQLDADACVIGEPTCEAGRHSVTIADRGSIWLTLEASGEGAHGSRPVLGVNAIDRLYAAVEILRERFGSKRLEIAPDMEPIVEESVEYYASLMDEDVARDLFWYPSINLGILDGGDAINSVPQSARAEVDVRLTAGIQTTDVLAGIRDCVADCEGITIADVSWSVGTAEAPDSPLVEAVASTAEDVTGERVFRRSATGGGDAKALRNAGIPTVEFALGTDTVHAADEYVPVDVLVDNAVIYARLPAVWASQIDQ; this is encoded by the coding sequence ATGAGCGACGCTACTCCTCCCGAGTACGTTCAAGAGTATCGAGAGGACCTGTTGATGCTCGCTCTCGATCTCCTCGCGATCGACACATCGAATCCGCCCGGTGACACGCGCGATGTCGTCGCCGAGATCGAGCGGTTCCTCGATTCGTTTCCGGTCGAGGTCGATCGCTTCGCAGTCGATCCGGCGAAGCCGAACCTCCTCGTTCGGGTCTCCGGTGAGTCTGACCGAACGCTGCTGTACAACGGTCACCTCGATACGGTCCCGTTCGACGGCGACGCGTGGACGCATGACCCACTCGGCGAGTACGTCGGCGATCGGGTTTACGGTCGCGGCGCGACCGACATGAAGGGTGCCGTGGCGTCGATGCTGTTCGCAATTCAGGCATTTGCGGCCACTGACGCTGATCCGCCTGTCGATCTCCTGTTCGCCTTCGTGAGCGACGAGGAAGTAGGCGGCGACGCCGGCTTGGCCGCGCTGCTGGAGTCCGGACAGCTCGACGCGGACGCCTGCGTGATCGGCGAGCCGACCTGCGAGGCAGGCCGTCATTCCGTGACGATCGCTGACCGAGGCAGCATCTGGCTGACGCTCGAAGCCAGTGGCGAGGGGGCCCACGGCTCCCGGCCAGTACTCGGCGTCAACGCGATTGACCGTCTCTACGCCGCCGTCGAGATCTTGCGCGAACGTTTCGGCTCCAAGCGACTCGAGATTGCCCCAGACATGGAGCCGATCGTCGAGGAGTCGGTCGAATACTACGCCTCGTTGATGGACGAGGATGTTGCCCGCGATCTGTTCTGGTACCCCTCGATCAATCTCGGCATCCTCGATGGCGGAGACGCGATAAACAGCGTCCCGCAGTCTGCCCGCGCCGAGGTCGACGTGCGGCTGACGGCGGGTATCCAGACGACCGATGTACTCGCGGGTATTCGGGATTGCGTCGCCGACTGCGAGGGCATCACGATCGCCGACGTCTCCTGGAGCGTCGGCACCGCCGAAGCCCCTGACAGCCCGCTCGTCGAAGCTGTCGCGTCGACGGCAGAGGACGTCACAGGAGAGCGCGTCTTCCGAAGGAGTGCCACCGGTGGCGGCGACGCCAAGGCGCTCCGGAACGCGGGCATCCCGACCGTCGAGTTCGCGCTCGGGACCGACACCGTCCACGCTGCCGACGAGTACGTCCCGGTCGACGTGCTCGTCGACAACGCGGTCATCTACGCACGGCTTCCCGCAGTGTGGGCGTCCCAGATAGACCAATAG
- a CDS encoding FAD-dependent oxidoreductase, translated as MSDTFVVVGGDAAGMSAASKAKREDPELDVVVFEKGEWVSYAACGMPYYVKGEVKDLEDLVAVTPEEFRDERDVDLRTGHEVVGIDPEAETVTVEGDGETFDQPYDHLLVATGARAIEPPFDGLGLDGVFTIHDMDEADAIENYVTEHSPDSAAIIGGGYVGIEMAEALSARGVDVHLYEMLPHVLQPFGDAVAEVVEDHLREQGVELHLDTAVSGFEGADPVERVTLDDESHPANVAIVGVGVEPNTDLAADAGIELGETGAIASDEHGRTNYENIYAAGDCAEARHVVTGEPDHVPLALTANRAGRAIGQTVVGDPERVGEIAGTAIVKAFDLGAARTGILDEERARDAGFDPVSVTISAPTRAHYYPDGAELTVTLVADREFGRLLGGTVVGQEGAKRIDTIAMALTAGMTVTELRNADLAYAPPFSPVWDPVLTAAKVLDGKLDRA; from the coding sequence ATGAGCGACACGTTCGTGGTCGTCGGCGGTGACGCCGCGGGGATGAGTGCCGCGAGCAAGGCCAAGCGCGAGGACCCGGAGCTGGACGTCGTCGTCTTCGAGAAGGGCGAGTGGGTGTCCTACGCCGCCTGCGGAATGCCTTACTACGTCAAAGGCGAGGTCAAGGACCTGGAGGACCTCGTCGCCGTGACGCCCGAGGAGTTCCGCGATGAGCGCGATGTCGACCTCCGGACCGGCCACGAGGTCGTCGGCATCGACCCCGAGGCCGAAACCGTCACCGTCGAGGGAGACGGCGAGACGTTCGACCAGCCCTATGACCATCTCCTCGTCGCGACGGGCGCGAGAGCCATCGAACCGCCGTTCGACGGGCTCGGCCTCGACGGCGTGTTCACGATCCACGACATGGACGAGGCCGATGCCATCGAGAACTACGTCACCGAACACTCGCCGGACTCCGCAGCGATCATCGGCGGCGGGTACGTCGGCATCGAGATGGCCGAGGCGCTGTCGGCGCGGGGCGTCGACGTCCACCTCTACGAGATGCTGCCGCACGTCCTCCAACCGTTCGGTGACGCGGTGGCCGAGGTCGTCGAGGACCACCTCCGCGAGCAGGGAGTCGAGCTGCACCTCGACACCGCCGTGTCAGGCTTCGAGGGTGCCGACCCGGTCGAGCGCGTCACGCTCGACGACGAGTCCCATCCCGCCAACGTCGCCATCGTCGGCGTCGGTGTCGAACCGAATACCGACTTAGCGGCGGACGCCGGCATCGAGTTGGGTGAGACCGGAGCCATCGCGAGCGACGAGCACGGTCGGACAAACTACGAGAACATCTACGCTGCGGGCGACTGCGCGGAGGCACGCCACGTCGTGACCGGTGAGCCGGACCACGTGCCGCTGGCGCTGACCGCCAACCGCGCCGGCCGCGCAATCGGCCAGACCGTCGTCGGCGATCCGGAGCGGGTCGGCGAAATCGCCGGAACGGCCATCGTCAAGGCGTTCGACCTCGGCGCCGCCCGAACCGGCATCCTCGACGAGGAACGGGCACGGGACGCCGGCTTTGACCCCGTCTCAGTAACCATATCGGCACCGACACGGGCCCACTACTACCCCGATGGCGCAGAGCTCACCGTCACGCTGGTGGCCGACCGGGAATTCGGCCGGCTGCTGGGCGGGACGGTCGTCGGTCAGGAGGGTGCAAAGCGGATCGACACGATCGCGATGGCACTCACGGCGGGCATGACGGTAACCGAGCTGCGAAACGCCGACCTGGCCTACGCACCGCCGTTCAGTCCCGTCTGGGATCCAGTCCTTACGGCAGCGAAAGTCCTCGATGGCAAACTCGATCGCGCATGA
- a CDS encoding heme-copper oxidase family protein: MFEYIRQVRPNWYTDRVIILRQVFTTMQTRNNPFLLMAGLYLSVGLLAVIGKLGVEFGAIDALPRLRWLTIHFVTIGGLTQSLFGVLPALAGSASATTAATTRNRWFQWLTLNAGYPLVLIGMATGDTTTAAVGATLVLTALGGLLVTVFRTSTSGDRGTQFFRTAPWFLVVGILAAFGMLLNLHGPGGYFGSIEAHVHANVWGFLALVAAGALLTSIPHLFGADLRYPRLRSVTYWGVTVGAAGLVAGPWLARHELTMGGLAVYVIGTVALLANVVGTYRAGDRTRTRRLVLVLGAYLWLAFPVPWAPLVLLFPETVPGTAIELAAIDGLVFGWMLQLAMAFLPAVVVSLGNETQDVVSLLDVGVETVGRPSWVQIASVNVGMLALWGTAMPPLEGLADPLALVGYLLIAVAWAFLVVDLWTALIPRAPVTGPATESLSE, from the coding sequence ATGTTCGAATACATCCGACAGGTTCGTCCGAACTGGTACACGGACCGGGTGATAATTCTGAGGCAGGTGTTCACAACGATGCAAACACGAAACAACCCGTTCCTTCTCATGGCCGGTCTGTATCTATCCGTCGGCTTGCTGGCCGTCATCGGAAAGCTGGGTGTCGAATTTGGAGCGATCGACGCGTTGCCGCGGCTCCGTTGGTTGACGATCCACTTCGTTACTATCGGGGGGCTGACACAGTCGCTGTTCGGCGTCCTCCCGGCCCTCGCGGGTTCTGCGTCCGCGACAACGGCCGCGACCACCCGGAACAGGTGGTTCCAGTGGCTTACACTGAACGCGGGATACCCGCTCGTCCTGATTGGGATGGCGACCGGCGACACGACGACCGCTGCAGTCGGTGCAACGCTCGTCCTCACGGCCCTCGGCGGGCTGCTGGTGACGGTCTTCCGGACGAGTACGTCCGGCGACCGAGGGACTCAGTTCTTCAGAACCGCACCCTGGTTCCTGGTCGTCGGCATCCTCGCCGCGTTCGGGATGCTGTTGAATCTCCACGGGCCCGGCGGGTACTTCGGTTCGATCGAGGCACACGTTCACGCCAACGTCTGGGGCTTCCTCGCGCTCGTCGCCGCCGGCGCACTCCTCACGTCGATCCCGCACCTGTTCGGAGCCGACCTCCGGTACCCGCGGCTCCGTAGCGTCACCTACTGGGGGGTCACTGTTGGGGCGGCGGGACTCGTCGCCGGCCCGTGGCTCGCGCGCCACGAACTCACGATGGGCGGACTGGCTGTGTACGTCATTGGAACCGTAGCGCTGCTGGCGAACGTCGTCGGGACGTACCGAGCCGGTGACCGGACGCGGACTCGGCGGCTCGTGCTCGTTCTCGGGGCGTATCTCTGGCTGGCGTTCCCGGTCCCGTGGGCGCCGCTCGTGTTGCTGTTCCCGGAGACCGTTCCCGGGACGGCAATCGAGTTAGCGGCGATTGACGGCCTGGTGTTCGGGTGGATGCTCCAGCTAGCGATGGCGTTCCTGCCCGCCGTTGTGGTTTCCCTCGGGAACGAGACGCAGGACGTCGTCTCCCTGCTGGATGTGGGCGTTGAGACTGTCGGCCGGCCGTCATGGGTTCAGATTGCAAGCGTTAACGTCGGAATGCTCGCACTCTGGGGCACGGCGATGCCGCCACTCGAGGGTCTCGCGGACCCGCTGGCGCTCGTCGGCTACCTGCTGATCGCCGTCGCTTGGGCGTTCCTCGTTGTCGACCTATGGACCGCACTGATCCCGCGGGCTCCCGTGACTGGCCCTGCCACGGAATCTCTCTCCGAGTGA
- a CDS encoding helix-turn-helix domain-containing protein, giving the protein MPRAQLSISLPSDVWIRDLSTSYDATTFEVVTALAGEDAGIALLRIESTDLLDILADVRGQPDVVDADLLWKRERTALVQVETTSPPLLFPLWQAGVPVELPFTVLAGRATWELTTSSDRLSELGEHLDEAGIEYDIESVVEIGSSEADRLLTPRQQEVLAVAIDEGYYAVPREATLTDVAETLGVSKSTCSDILHRCESSIITWFAAEEFTQP; this is encoded by the coding sequence ATGCCCCGAGCCCAGCTCTCTATTTCCCTGCCGTCGGATGTCTGGATTCGCGATTTGTCGACGTCCTACGACGCCACAACGTTCGAAGTCGTGACAGCGCTTGCAGGCGAGGACGCAGGAATCGCACTCCTCCGGATCGAGAGTACCGATCTCCTCGACATCCTCGCGGACGTTCGGGGCCAACCGGACGTCGTTGACGCCGACTTGCTCTGGAAGCGCGAGCGGACTGCGCTCGTTCAAGTCGAAACGACGAGTCCACCGCTCCTCTTTCCTCTATGGCAGGCAGGCGTCCCCGTCGAGTTGCCGTTCACCGTACTTGCCGGACGCGCGACGTGGGAACTGACGACGTCGTCGGATCGACTGTCCGAACTCGGCGAGCACCTCGACGAGGCGGGCATCGAGTATGACATCGAGTCCGTCGTCGAAATCGGCTCTTCGGAAGCCGACCGGCTGCTGACACCTCGACAGCAAGAGGTGCTGGCCGTCGCGATCGACGAGGGGTACTACGCCGTTCCGCGCGAAGCGACGCTCACCGACGTTGCAGAGACGTTGGGCGTCTCGAAGTCGACGTGCAGCGACATCCTCCACCGCTGTGAGAGCAGCATCATCACCTGGTTCGCCGCAGAAGAGTTCACGCAGCCCTGA